ACGGGAATTTACCCGGATGCGGCTCGATACGTTCAGCGGCATGGCGATATCGAATGTCGTTGCGATCACGATCATGATCGGGACGGCAGCAACGCTCAACGCCGCCGGTATCACGGAAATCAATACGGCGGCGGATGCAGCTAAGGCGTTGCAGCCGGTTGCCGGGCAATTCGCATTCCTGCTGTTCAGCCTGGGAATCATCGGCACCGGCCTGCTCGCGGTTCCTGTGCTGGCGGGGTCGGCCGCCTATGCGGTGGGCGAAACGCGCGGCTGGAAATCCGGGCTGGAATATACACCCATGCAAGCGCGGGGCTTTTACACCGTGATCGCTGCATCGACGCTGCTTGGAATCGGTATCGACTGGTCGCCGCTTGACCCGATCAAAGCCCTGTTCTGGAGCGCGGTCATCAACGGCGTGGTGGCCGTTCCGATCATGGCCGCCATGATGATCGTCGTTTCGCGAAAATCTGTGATGGGCGCATTCACGGCGACTGGCTGGCTGCTCTTTTTCGGATGGATGGCGACTGCGGTCATGGCCGCCGCTGCGGTTGCCATGTTTTTCGTTTGACCAGGCCATTCGAAACCACTTGATCGGCAGCACTCCCCTCACCTACCCCGTGGCATACGAGTTCGGAGCGCTGAAATGAGAACATTGGGTGCCGCATATCGTTTCTGCCTCAACATCGCTGCCGTCGGCGCCCTTGCGCTAACGCTGGCGGCTTGTGCGGCGTCCTCGGGCCATGTGAAACCCGCATCGTCCGGCCCTGGTATCGGCAAGGGATTTTCGCACGATCCCTACCCCTCCACCTACAAAGCATATCCCGGCATGCCGACGCTGGTGCGTAACGTTACCATATACGATGGCGAAGGCGGCCGTATCGACGGTGGTGAAGTGCTGTTTGCGGATGGTAAGATTGTCGGCATCGGGCACGACATCGCCGCTCCTGCTGGCGCGACTGTTATCGACGGGACCGGTAAATGGATCACCCCCGGCATCATCGACATCCACAGTCATCTCGGTGATTATCCATCGCCCAGTATACGCGCGCTGTCGGACGGCAACGAAGCCACCGACCCCGTCACACCCGAAGTATGGGCCGAACACAGCGTCTGGCCACAAGACCCCGGCTTCGGTCGTGCACTCACCAATGGCGGCGTCACCACACTCCAGATTTTGCCGGGATCGGCAAACCTGTTCGGTGGCCGGTCGGTCGTCCTGAAGAACGTGTACGCCCGCACCGTTCAGGGAATGAAATTCCCCGGCGCACCCTATGGTCTGAAGATGGCGTGCGGCGAAAATCCGAAGCGCGTTTACGGGTCCAGAAACCGGGAACCATCGACGCGGATGGGCAACATCGCCGTCGACCGCATCACATGGGCAAAGGCGGTCGAATACAAACGGAAATGGGACAAATACGAAAAAAATGGCGGTGCCATCCCCGATCGCAACATCGCAATGGACACATTGCGCGGCGTTCTGGCGGGCGAAATCCTCGTCCATAACCACTGCTACCGCGCCGACGAAATGGCCAATGTGATCGATATGTCGAAGGAATTTGGCTATCATGTCACGGCATTTCATCACGCCGTCGAAGCCTATAAAATCCCTGACTTGCTAAAGGTCAACGGCGTCTGCGCTGCGGTCTGGGCCGACTGGTACGGCTTTAAGATGGAAAGCTATGACGGCATCGCCGAAAATCTCGCGCTGCTGCAAAAGGCCGGGGTTTGCGCGATGATCCATTCCGACGATGAAAACGGCATCCAGCGGCTCAATCAGGAAGTTGCAAAAGCACTGGCGGCGGGTCGTCGTGCGGGGATCGAGATTTCGGACGCCGTTGCTTGGGAATGGCTTTCCTTCAACCCGGCAAAGTCGCTCGGCATCGCCGATCGCACGGGTAGCCTGAAACCGGGCAAGATGGCCGATGTCGTGTTGTGGAACGGCAATCCGTTGAGTGTCTATACACGCCCTGAAAAGGTCTGGATTGATGGCGCGCTGCTCTATGATGCCACAAATCCGAAACTTCGACCGGTGTCGGATTTCGAACTTGGCTTGCCCGGATCGGGAGATGTGAAGTGAAGCCTGTCCAGCTTGCCCTCCCAGTCGCCCTGCTCCTGACCGCCCTCATTGCCGCTCCGGTGGAGGCCCAAACCGTCGCAATCGTCGGCGGCACCGTCGCAATCGGTGACGGCTCACAACCTATCACCGACGGCACCGTCGTTTTCCGCGACGGCAGGATCGTCGCCGCAGGAACCGGGGTCGCCGTCCCCGCCGGGGCGACCGTCGTCGATGCACACGGCAAATGGGTTGCGGCAGGCATGGTCGCTGGCTTCACTAATCTGGGGCTGGTCGATGCGGAAGGGATCGAGGAAAGCAATGACGTCAACGCCAAATCATCGGTGTTCGCCGCCGCCATCGACATCGCTCCGGCGATCAACCCCAATGCCGTGGCGATCGCAAACGAACGCGCGGGTGGCATTACCCGCGCACTGGTTTCTCCCGCGACCGCCGGTTCGATCTTTGCCGGACAGGGCGCGGTGATCGACCTCGGTCATGATGCCGATCCGATAACACGGGCGCGCGCGTTCCAGTTCGTCGAGCTTGGCGAAGGTGGTGGCCGGGACGCAGGCGGCAGTCGCCCAGCCGCCTATGCCATGTTGCACGATGCGCTTGCAGAAGCCGAAGATTTCCGCCGTAGCCCCTCCACATTTGGCGGCCGCGAAAAGGCATCGTTGCTGAAACGCGGCGATGCAAAGGCGCTGCTAGCGGTCCTTGACGGGACCGTCCCCCTGCTCGTCCATGTCGAGCGTGCGAGCGATATCCGTTCGGTGATCGCCCTTATACGCACCTATCCAAAACTGAAACTGGTGCTGGTTGGCGCCAGCGAAGGCTGGATGGTCGCAAAGGATATCGCGGCGGCGCACGTGCCCGTTATCGCAGCCGCGCTGGCCGACCTTCCGGCACAATTTGAATCGCTGGCCGCGACCGAATCCAATGTTGGCCGCTTGACTCAGGCGGGCGTGCCAGTCGCGATCTCGACCGTCGGGGCGAATACCGCGCCCGGCGAACACGTCCTGAAACAATATGCAGGAAACCTTGTCGCGATAACAAAGGTGCCGGGTTCGACGGGGCTGAACTGGGGACAGGCATTTGCGACGATCTCGTCCCTGCCCGCGCGAGCTTTGGGCATGGATGGAGAGATTGGCTCGCTCCGTCCGGGGCGTCGTGCCGATGTTGTGTTGTGGGACGGCGATCCACTGGAACTGTCCTCGGCTCCGGTCGCAATCTACATCGACGGCCAGCCGCAGCCTATGCGGTCACGTCAGACCGAATTGCGCGACCGTTACAGCAAGCCGACCGAAGGAAGCCTGCCCAAAGCCTATGATCGCTGAAACCTGTCCGGGCGATGATCCCCGGACATAGCCAACTTTAATCGCGGCACTTGTCCATCGGAACTGACACGTAGTCGAGGGGGACGTCGGAAATCGACAGAACGAGGGGCACGGACAATGTTTTCATATCGGCACCACGCGCCGCAAAGCATTTTAGCGGTACGGCGAGAACATTCCATTCGCCGGACTTTGCAGCATTGATCGTCCGGGTAAGCACCGCAGTCGAGCATTAGCTGTCGACAGCAGCACGGCCGAGAGCAGGATCATCGGTAAAAAAGCCGTCTATGCCTGTCGCCAGATAGCGTTTGATCTCTGCAATCGACCCCATTGGATTGCGTACACCATCGCCGCCTTCATTCTTGAAGTCAGCGGCGAGAAAGTAGTTTTCCGGGCGAAATGTCCAGACGCGAACCAAAAGTCCCGCCTTATGAGCATCCGTCACGATCGACCTTGGTGTTCCGAGTCGCCCTTCAGGAGTTAAAGGGATTACGCCTCGAATTTGGGGTGCGACGACATCGGCATAGGTCGCAATCTCCTTCAAACCAGCGGGGGTCGTCATATCGCCAAAGGTCAGTTTTCCACCCACTGCGACGACATCGGCAGCAACCTGTTTGTCGTCACCGACCAATTGCATCAGCCGAACATTTGCTGGGCGCCCAAGTTTTCGCCGGAGGTATCGCAGATTGGCAATCTCGAACGACTGAATTTCCACAGGCGCACGGCGGGTATATTCATGCGCGCCCAATATACCGAGGAAGCGATCCTCCAGTGGCATTCCGATCCCGGCAAAGAATGTCGAATGTTTCAATTCGGGTACCAACCCCACCGTCCGGCCCCGCGCCGCAGATTCGGCGGCGGTAAAGTCGATGATTTCTTCGAACGTCAGCACCTGAAACTGACCGTCATAGCTTTTGCTTTCCGGTCGCAAACTGCCGAGACGCTCGATCGCGCGCAGGGTTTTTAGTTCATCCAGCGTGAAGTCTTCGACGAACCAGCCAGTCTGTTGCTGACCATCGATCGTCTTGGTCGTGCGCCGTCCGGAAAACACCGGATGTCTCGCGACATCGGTGGTTTCCGCGATATTATTCTCGTGCCGCGCGACCAGTACACCGTCCTTGGTGATGACCAGATCGGGTTCGATATAATCCGCACCATCCTGAATGGCCTTGGCATAAGAACCGAGCGTGTGTTCTGGCCGGAGAGCCGAGCAGCCCCGGTGCCCAAAAACAAGCGGCTTGGCGCGCACGGGCGCCGCAAACGTCGCCCGTGCGCTGAATGATCCGGTGATCAAGGCCGCACCGGCAATACCGGCCGCTGCCTTGATCGTATCCCGACGGCTGAGGGCGTTCATCGAGATTTCCCTAAAATCCAACACTGACCGTCCCGAATACCTGTCGCGGCGCAAGCGGAAACGCGTTGAACGTTCCCGAT
This genomic stretch from Sphingomonas paeninsulae harbors:
- a CDS encoding amidohydrolase translates to MRTLGAAYRFCLNIAAVGALALTLAACAASSGHVKPASSGPGIGKGFSHDPYPSTYKAYPGMPTLVRNVTIYDGEGGRIDGGEVLFADGKIVGIGHDIAAPAGATVIDGTGKWITPGIIDIHSHLGDYPSPSIRALSDGNEATDPVTPEVWAEHSVWPQDPGFGRALTNGGVTTLQILPGSANLFGGRSVVLKNVYARTVQGMKFPGAPYGLKMACGENPKRVYGSRNREPSTRMGNIAVDRITWAKAVEYKRKWDKYEKNGGAIPDRNIAMDTLRGVLAGEILVHNHCYRADEMANVIDMSKEFGYHVTAFHHAVEAYKIPDLLKVNGVCAAVWADWYGFKMESYDGIAENLALLQKAGVCAMIHSDDENGIQRLNQEVAKALAAGRRAGIEISDAVAWEWLSFNPAKSLGIADRTGSLKPGKMADVVLWNGNPLSVYTRPEKVWIDGALLYDATNPKLRPVSDFELGLPGSGDVK
- a CDS encoding putative glycoside hydrolase, producing the protein MLTRTINAAKSGEWNVLAVPLKCFAARGADMKTLSVPLVLSISDVPLDYVSVPMDKCRD
- a CDS encoding amidohydrolase family protein, which produces MKPVQLALPVALLLTALIAAPVEAQTVAIVGGTVAIGDGSQPITDGTVVFRDGRIVAAGTGVAVPAGATVVDAHGKWVAAGMVAGFTNLGLVDAEGIEESNDVNAKSSVFAAAIDIAPAINPNAVAIANERAGGITRALVSPATAGSIFAGQGAVIDLGHDADPITRARAFQFVELGEGGGRDAGGSRPAAYAMLHDALAEAEDFRRSPSTFGGREKASLLKRGDAKALLAVLDGTVPLLVHVERASDIRSVIALIRTYPKLKLVLVGASEGWMVAKDIAAAHVPVIAAALADLPAQFESLAATESNVGRLTQAGVPVAISTVGANTAPGEHVLKQYAGNLVAITKVPGSTGLNWGQAFATISSLPARALGMDGEIGSLRPGRRADVVLWDGDPLELSSAPVAIYIDGQPQPMRSRQTELRDRYSKPTEGSLPKAYDR
- a CDS encoding glycerophosphodiester phosphodiesterase gives rise to the protein MNALSRRDTIKAAAGIAGAALITGSFSARATFAAPVRAKPLVFGHRGCSALRPEHTLGSYAKAIQDGADYIEPDLVITKDGVLVARHENNIAETTDVARHPVFSGRRTTKTIDGQQQTGWFVEDFTLDELKTLRAIERLGSLRPESKSYDGQFQVLTFEEIIDFTAAESAARGRTVGLVPELKHSTFFAGIGMPLEDRFLGILGAHEYTRRAPVEIQSFEIANLRYLRRKLGRPANVRLMQLVGDDKQVAADVVAVGGKLTFGDMTTPAGLKEIATYADVVAPQIRGVIPLTPEGRLGTPRSIVTDAHKAGLLVRVWTFRPENYFLAADFKNEGGDGVRNPMGSIAEIKRYLATGIDGFFTDDPALGRAAVDS